The nucleotide sequence ACAGCAGGATTGCTGCCAGGTTACAACAATTGCTGCCGGGGCTGTCGCCGTCAATCGTTGAGACTCTGCCCGCAGGCATTAGTCACGTTGAGCCTTTGCGTTCGAAACTACGGGTCGAACCGGGGCGGGATGAAAGTGAAACAGCGGCGTGAATGAAGACATTCACGCCGCTGGCACAGATTCTCAGAGTCTCACATCCAAAACGGATGTTTAGTTATTATCACCTTCAGCAGCTGGTCGGTCACCGCGATTCCGACGGCCTCCGCGTTCTCCATCCTGACCTCCACCGGGAGGGCCTCCCTGACCGCCACGTCCCCCCATCAGCTGGCGCATATCCAGCTCAAAAGCTGCGCCTTTCAGTCCGTCAAGAGTCTTGACCTGATCGGCACTCAGCACGGCCATTGCTGAATCTGTTGCTTCTTTCTGGAGCTTGTCGCCCTCAGCCCGCATCTTTTCAAAGTTTTCGCGCATCGCTTCGCGGTCACCACCGCGCTGAAAGCCACCCTGCATACTGGCCATCATCTCGCGGCGTTTCGCGTTCATCGATTCTTCGATCGCATCGAGTTTTGAGATTTGCTCATCAGAAACACTCAATTGTTTTCGAAGGTCGTCACTCTTCAGCGTTGCAATTAACTGCGTGCGAAGTCGACTCTGCAGCGCAATCTGTTTGAGACGTTCCATTTGTTCCGGCTGCAGCAGCAGAGAGAGAGTTTCGTCAGCCTCTTTGCTGAGCACTTCCATCTTCTTCTGGTTGTCTTTCATCAGCGCATCGCGTTCTTCCTGCGATTTCTCACGCATGCTCCGAAAATCCGGCATCGCTTCCCGGCGTTTCTCGCGATACGCCTCCAGAGCAGCGTCAAGAGTGGCACCGTCAGCTTCTTCGATTTTCAGTTCGTCC is from Planctomycetaceae bacterium and encodes:
- a CDS encoding Spy/CpxP family protein refolding chaperone, which codes for MSIKRVLFTGCLLCLAATFVASTVSAQPPQGGRPGGFGGGRPPGGGFGGGFGGGFGGMFLIDNATLLRSPQVRDELKIEEADGATLDAALEAYREKRREAMPDFRSMREKSQEERDALMKDNQKKMEVLSKEADETLSLLLQPEQMERLKQIALQSRLRTQLIATLKSDDLRKQLSVSDEQISKLDAIEESMNAKRREMMASMQGGFQRGGDREAMRENFEKMRAEGDKLQKEATDSAMAVLSADQVKTLDGLKGAAFELDMRQLMGGRGGQGGPPGGGQDGERGGRRNRGDRPAAEGDNN